AATGTGGCTCTTACCCACATAAATAAGAAGACAAAGAAAGCCACTTTTAAGCAAAACCAAATAAGGGGAATATTTCCCGGTCCATGCCAGCCCCCCAGAAATAAGGTCACTGCGATCGAGGAAACCGCTAAGATATTGATATATTCTCCCAGAAAAAAGATGGCAAATTTCATCCCTCCATATTCAGTATGGTAACCCGCCGTTAATTCCTGTTCTGCTTCAGGCAAATCAAAGGGAGCCCGATTTGTTTCAGCAAATCCAGTGATCAGGTAGATCAAAAAGCTAATCGGATTGCTCCATAAAAACCAGTGATGGCGTTGAGCTTCCACAATCTCAGAAAGATTGAGAGTCCCAGCAGCTAAGACCACCGTCAAAAGAGATAATCCCATGGGGATCTCATAGCTAATCATTTGGGCCGTGCCACGCAACCCTCCCAATAAGGAATAACGGTTATTAGAGGCCCATCCTGCTAAAACAACTCCATAAACAGCCAAGGAAGAAAAAGCCAGTAAAAATACAATGCCTGCATTCACATTGGCAATTTGTAAATGAATTTCTCTCCCCCACAATTGGACCGTTCCCCCAAACGGAATTAACACAAATAAAAATAAGGCAGTAAAAAGAGAAATGGCCGGCGCAAACCAGTAAGTCAATTTCTCAGCCCCTGCCGGTTGAAATCTCTCCTTGCAAAGCAATTTGATTCCATCCGCAATCGGTTGTAACAAACCTAAGGGACCTAGACGATTGGGTCCCATCCGCAACTGAAGGCGAGCTAATACGATCCGTTCCAGAAAAGTCATATAAGCTGCAGCGCCCATCAAAGCCAGAATTACAATCAAGCCTTTTATTAAAACTTCAACAGCATCAAGCCACATGATCACAATACTTCTTTACTTATTTCTACAATCAAGCCATTTAACAAATTCACACCCAGTTCATGCACTGGCAGCTGGGGAAATCCAAGCGGCAATACCACCGTTTTTTGAGCGACATTTTTATCTAGTTTCAGTTGCCCTACGATTGTATTTCCCCGCGCAGAAATCTTCACCTGATCTCCATTCATTAGCCCCCTTCTTTGCCCCTCAAGGGGATTTATCCGAATAAAAGGCTCTTTTGCTAAATGGATGAGATGCGGATTATGTTTCATCCGATTTCCTTTATCAAATAGAGCATGGGCGAAGGTCGCATAAAAAGAATTTCCACCCAGTGGACCTAAAAAAGAAACTTCGCTTCCATGCAAATCCTCGTTCCTATAAGAGGATAATATTTTTGTTTTTAAACTATCTTCCAAGCCGATATCCACTGTCAGCTTTTGTCCTAAATGCTGAGCGATCAGCATAAAAATCTCCCCATCGCTATACAAATTGGAAGGGATCTCTTTGCCTGGAGATAGCTTTTGCACCCGGCCTTCGATATTGATAAAGCTTCCTTTTTTTTCAACAAATGAGAGTGCGGGTAGTACCAAATCTGCTTGTAAAGCCGTTTTGGTTAAAAATAAATCTTGAACGACTAAAAAATTCAATTTTTCCCGACATTCTTTCCACAATGTGGAAGGAAATTTAATGGCTGGATCTGCCCCTACCACGTACAAAAAATCCCAACCACTTTGGGCTGCCTTTTCCAAAACTTGAATCGCATTCATCCCCGAATTTTCAACAATCCCTTCAAAAGGACCTCTATCTGGTCGCATGCCGGCTAGCCGCGCTCCCATGCTGTTTCCCCTTCCCTCCATCACATTTAAAGATAAAGAAGGGTTTTCCCGTCGAATTTTTATGAGCTGAGAGACTATTTGAGCTCTATGGGGTGTGGCTAAATATTGGGTCCCCACAAAAATAGCTCCCGGCCCTTTTTCCGCCATTCTTTCAAGGAATATTTTAGCCTGTTGAATCATCTCCACTTCCTCCCCGGGAGGATGAATCACTACATTTTGCAGTTGAGAGGCAATCTCAGGGGCATAATGCCCAAAATAATGCACAATGGCTCCACGATTAAGAGCCTGCTTCAGTCTTAACCATATCACCGGAAACTCTTCCGTCAAATCAAACCCAAGCAAGAGTGCATAGGCTAATTCTTCACACTCTCCAACCGTGCCTTCCATCCCGGGGGAGGCCCCCTCCTCTTCTTTAGGCATAATGGGCATACCGATACGGTGATCGAGATGATGGACTCCTGCACCCTCACGCATCAGTTTTTGCAAGAGATAATTCTCTTCTAGCGTCAAAGGATTGCCTCCCCAAGCAGCCAGCTTACCTTGTGGCTTCGCTTGGCTAAGCTTTTCTGCAATTAAGCTGAGCGCCTGATCCCATGTGGTGGGTTCTAGCTTATCGCCCTTGCGAATCAAAGGAGCTTGCAAACGATGGGGGTGTGAGGCAAATTCATATCCAAACCATCCCTTATCGCATAACCACATGTCATTTAAAGAAAGGTTTTCTTGGGACCGTATGCGCATGATTTGCCCATCTCTCGCATCGATTGTCAGGCTACATCCAACAGGACACAGGGTGCAAGCGCTATTGGTCGAATCGTTATCCCATGGTCGGGCCCTAAAACGGTAAACCTGGCTCGTTAGAGCCCCTACAGGGCAGATTTGAATAGTATTTCCTATAAATTTTGACTGGACCGGCCCCTGACCCGGCGTTCCCACTTCAGTGCGATAACCTCGATTGACAAATTGAAGAGCATGATCTCCCGCTATAACCTCCCCAAAACGTGTACAGCGAGCACAAGCAATGCACCTCTCCCGATCCAACATAAGCACATGCCCGAGCGGCAAAGCTTTTTTAAAATGGCGCTTTTCTTCAAAAAACTGGCTTTCCCCTGGCCCAAACTTCAATGTTTGATCTTGTAAGGGACATTCTCCCCCTTTGTCACAAATCGGGCAATCTAGAGGATGGTTGATCAATAAAAATTCGAGAATGGATTTGCGCCCCTCCACAGCTTTATCGGCTTGCGTGTGCACTACCATCCCCTCGGTAGCTTCTAAGGTACAGGAAGTTTGAAGTTTTGCCATTTTTTCCACTTCCACCAAACACACTCGACACGCTCCAAAAGGAGGCATCCGATCTTGATAACAAAAAACGGGAACTTCAATACCCAACTGCTTGATAGCTTTATAGACAGTCGTGCCTTTAGGCACACTCACCGTTTGCCCATCAATCGTTAAATTTATCATCGTTGTTTCTATAGGCTTTTGCACAGGCTACCTATAATTATAAGGGTATGCGATTTTCATTTCGGGTTCTCGATCGGCTTGAGGGTTTCTCCGAATATAAGCCTCAAATTCGCTTTTAAACGCATGCATAGCACTCACCACAGGAGGAGCAGCCCCTACTGCCAGGGGACAAAAAGATTCAACTTCCATATGCTGGCAAACTTGTTCGATTTTTTTTAAATCCCCAATCGTTCCTTTGCCCGCTATTATTCGCTCAAGCATTTGAACAACCCAACGAGTGCCTTCCCGGCAAGGAGTACACTTCCCACAGGATTCATTTTGATAAAATTGCATCAATCGATGCGCCACTTTTACCATATCTGCTGTATCATCCATCACAATCAGGGAAGCGGTGCCTAAGGCAGTTTTTCTGGCAGCTAATGTTTCAAAATCCATGGAAATGTCTAAATCCCGCTCCGTGAGGAGCGCACAAGAAGACCCACCCGGATAACAAGCTTTGAAATGACGTCCTGAAAGCATTCTTCCAGCGGCCTCTAAAACTTCTCTTAAAGAAACCCCTAAAGGAAATTCAAAACAACCAGGATTCTGAACATGTCCGCTCACTTGAAAAATTTTTGTGCCTGTATTTTTGGGCTTTCCAATGCTTTGGTACCATTCCACCCCTCGATTGACGATATGGACCACATTAGATAACGTTTCGACGTTATTGATAATCGTCGGCTTTCCATAAAGACCTGCGGCAGCCGGGAAAGGAGGTTTAAGTCTAGGGGTAGCTCGATACCCTTCCAACGAGTTAAGCTGAGCAGTTTCTTCTCCCGCAATATAGGCACCCGCTCCTGGATGAATAATGATATCCAGGGAGCTTTGTGAACCTAAAATGGAAGGGCCCAAGTATCCTCTTTTTTTAGCTTCTTGGACCGCTTTTTCTAGCCTTCTAATCCCTTCGTAAAATTCGCCTCGACAATAGATAAAGGCTAATTTTGCCCCAATCGCATAACTGGCTAAAATAACCCCTTCGATGACTTGATGGGGATCCCTTTCTATCAATAACCGATCTTTAAATGTCCCCGGCTCACTTTCATCGCTATTGCACACTAAATACTTCGGAATGTTAGGATCTTGGGGAATAAATCCCCATTTCACGCCCGTCAAAAAGCCAGCACCTCCCCTTCCTCGCAATCCCGATTCTCTAACCCATTCGATTAAGCCTTC
The Parachlamydia sp. AcF125 genome window above contains:
- the nuoH gene encoding NADH-quinone oxidoreductase subunit NuoH encodes the protein MWLDAVEVLIKGLIVILALMGAAAYMTFLERIVLARLQLRMGPNRLGPLGLLQPIADGIKLLCKERFQPAGAEKLTYWFAPAISLFTALFLFVLIPFGGTVQLWGREIHLQIANVNAGIVFLLAFSSLAVYGVVLAGWASNNRYSLLGGLRGTAQMISYEIPMGLSLLTVVLAAGTLNLSEIVEAQRHHWFLWSNPISFLIYLITGFAETNRAPFDLPEAEQELTAGYHTEYGGMKFAIFFLGEYINILAVSSIAVTLFLGGWHGPGNIPLIWFCLKVAFFVFLFMWVRATLPRFRYDQLMSFGWKILIPLATLNLLVTAYFILE
- the nuoG gene encoding NADH-quinone oxidoreductase subunit NuoG, translated to MINLTIDGQTVSVPKGTTVYKAIKQLGIEVPVFCYQDRMPPFGACRVCLVEVEKMAKLQTSCTLEATEGMVVHTQADKAVEGRKSILEFLLINHPLDCPICDKGGECPLQDQTLKFGPGESQFFEEKRHFKKALPLGHVLMLDRERCIACARCTRFGEVIAGDHALQFVNRGYRTEVGTPGQGPVQSKFIGNTIQICPVGALTSQVYRFRARPWDNDSTNSACTLCPVGCSLTIDARDGQIMRIRSQENLSLNDMWLCDKGWFGYEFASHPHRLQAPLIRKGDKLEPTTWDQALSLIAEKLSQAKPQGKLAAWGGNPLTLEENYLLQKLMREGAGVHHLDHRIGMPIMPKEEEGASPGMEGTVGECEELAYALLLGFDLTEEFPVIWLRLKQALNRGAIVHYFGHYAPEIASQLQNVVIHPPGEEVEMIQQAKIFLERMAEKGPGAIFVGTQYLATPHRAQIVSQLIKIRRENPSLSLNVMEGRGNSMGARLAGMRPDRGPFEGIVENSGMNAIQVLEKAAQSGWDFLYVVGADPAIKFPSTLWKECREKLNFLVVQDLFLTKTALQADLVLPALSFVEKKGSFINIEGRVQKLSPGKEIPSNLYSDGEIFMLIAQHLGQKLTVDIGLEDSLKTKILSSYRNEDLHGSEVSFLGPLGGNSFYATFAHALFDKGNRMKHNPHLIHLAKEPFIRINPLEGQRRGLMNGDQVKISARGNTIVGQLKLDKNVAQKTVVLPLGFPQLPVHELGVNLLNGLIVEISKEVL
- the nuoF gene encoding NADH-quinone oxidoreductase subunit NuoF produces the protein MPETRILMAYIKEPNQHQIETYERNGGYQAIRKAIPHFKPEGLIEWVRESGLRGRGGAGFLTGVKWGFIPQDPNIPKYLVCNSDESEPGTFKDRLLIERDPHQVIEGVILASYAIGAKLAFIYCRGEFYEGIRRLEKAVQEAKKRGYLGPSILGSQSSLDIIIHPGAGAYIAGEETAQLNSLEGYRATPRLKPPFPAAAGLYGKPTIINNVETLSNVVHIVNRGVEWYQSIGKPKNTGTKIFQVSGHVQNPGCFEFPLGVSLREVLEAAGRMLSGRHFKACYPGGSSCALLTERDLDISMDFETLAARKTALGTASLIVMDDTADMVKVAHRLMQFYQNESCGKCTPCREGTRWVVQMLERIIAGKGTIGDLKKIEQVCQHMEVESFCPLAVGAAPPVVSAMHAFKSEFEAYIRRNPQADREPEMKIAYPYNYR